Proteins from one Erysipelothrix larvae genomic window:
- a CDS encoding tyrosine-protein phosphatase, with the protein MIDIHTHILFGIDDGAKTLEDSLALIDMQLEQGVHTIVLTPHYNPLKQDLDAFIELRDKNCQILKQAILETHRDITILKGAEVLYSSKLFEMNLEDLVIENTDYILIEFSPRTLPSNLMNQISELIGMGYIPIIAHMERYPYFKDNLDLPIDLMKCGVLMQVNASSFIDQSQSSFIHACMRHGWIHCIASDVHSIDKRPSNMIKAKQAIKEKHPKLWNTWMVNVKQVLENEIISVQQPSKIRSFLGKYI; encoded by the coding sequence ATGATCGATATCCATACCCATATATTATTTGGAATTGATGATGGGGCTAAAACACTTGAAGATTCCCTTGCACTGATTGACATGCAGCTTGAACAAGGAGTTCATACAATCGTATTAACACCCCATTATAATCCACTGAAACAGGATCTTGATGCATTTATTGAACTCAGAGATAAAAACTGCCAGATTCTTAAACAAGCAATTCTTGAAACGCATAGAGATATCACAATTCTCAAGGGTGCTGAAGTATTATACTCTTCAAAACTGTTTGAAATGAATCTTGAGGATTTAGTCATTGAAAACACGGACTATATACTCATTGAGTTTTCACCACGAACCCTACCCAGCAATCTTATGAATCAAATCAGCGAGCTTATTGGGATGGGGTATATTCCAATCATTGCACACATGGAGCGCTATCCATATTTTAAAGACAATTTAGACTTACCGATTGATTTAATGAAGTGTGGTGTGCTGATGCAAGTCAACGCATCGTCATTTATTGATCAATCACAATCAAGTTTCATCCATGCCTGTATGAGACATGGATGGATTCACTGTATTGCAAGTGATGTCCATTCAATAGACAAAAGACCATCAAACATGATCAAAGCAAAACAAGCAATTAAAGAAAAGCATCCTAAGCTTTGGAATACATGGATGGTCAATGTCAAACAAGTTTTAGAGAATGAAATTATAAGTGTTCAACAACCTTCAAAAATAAGAAGTTTTTTAGGTAAATACATTTGA
- a CDS encoding CpsD/CapB family tyrosine-protein kinase encodes MFRKKAMLSASNHNKIDILDDNSSFSFVEGYRSLRTNLSFMTYSGDVKTILVSSSLPGEGKSSVSVNLARSLSMAGKKVLLIDADLRSPSVHKYLRIRKKVQDGFSTVLAGRTKLEDAIYMFPPLEIDVMLSGSIPPNASELLSREHTGEIMSELKEKYDVVIIDTPPAGVVTDAVVLSRYVDGLLFIVKQNYAEIDLIKHALKSFEQTGTKVLGVVMSDYKSTKDTRGSGSYAYDYTYGVDSK; translated from the coding sequence ATGTTTCGAAAAAAGGCAATGTTGAGTGCGTCAAACCATAACAAGATTGATATTCTTGATGACAATTCATCATTTTCATTTGTTGAAGGGTATCGTTCACTCAGAACAAACCTAAGCTTTATGACTTACAGTGGTGATGTTAAAACAATCTTAGTATCCAGTAGCCTTCCTGGTGAAGGGAAGAGTTCTGTTTCGGTCAACTTGGCACGATCCTTATCAATGGCGGGAAAGAAAGTACTTTTAATTGACGCTGACTTAAGGTCACCTTCAGTGCATAAATATTTAAGGATTCGCAAAAAGGTACAAGATGGGTTCTCTACAGTGCTTGCGGGAAGAACTAAACTCGAAGATGCCATTTATATGTTTCCACCCCTTGAGATTGATGTGATGCTGTCAGGATCAATTCCACCAAATGCTTCTGAATTACTATCAAGAGAGCATACTGGTGAAATCATGTCAGAGCTTAAAGAGAAGTATGATGTTGTGATTATAGATACACCCCCGGCGGGTGTCGTTACAGATGCCGTTGTATTATCGCGTTATGTTGATGGCCTCTTATTTATTGTAAAGCAAAATTATGCAGAGATTGATTTAATAAAACACGCCTTAAAATCATTTGAGCAAACGGGTACAAAAGTACTTGGGGTCGTTATGAGTGATTACAAGAGCACCAAGGATACACGGGGTTCAGGTTCCTATGCTTATGACTACACCTATGGAGTAGATTCGAAATAA
- a CDS encoding YveK family protein, whose translation MNQFSNDLVLDNEISVSEIYGVFKPFIVLIVLVGLGFSIGGFLWTRFLVDPVYESNATLIVNNRREENTGVITNDEIISARGLATVYSIIIKSDVVLNPVISNTNSNLETEDLAKNVSVSAVDNTQVFRISVRDTDPDKAYGYANEIVNVAPDIIVDMVEAGSVRIISSPLFPTTPVSPSIFMNSLIAFIIGVLCASGVVFVRHILDRTVRSPEDIEKHLGFPVIGIIPNTTKGR comes from the coding sequence GTGAATCAATTTAGTAACGATTTAGTTTTAGACAATGAAATAAGCGTGTCTGAAATATATGGGGTTTTTAAACCTTTTATAGTGCTCATTGTTTTAGTGGGATTGGGATTTTCAATTGGGGGATTCTTATGGACAAGGTTCTTGGTTGATCCTGTTTATGAAAGCAATGCGACCTTGATTGTAAACAATCGAAGAGAAGAGAATACAGGCGTAATAACAAACGATGAGATTATATCTGCACGTGGACTTGCGACTGTGTACAGCATTATTATCAAGAGTGATGTGGTGTTGAATCCCGTAATTTCAAATACGAATTCAAATCTTGAAACGGAAGATCTCGCTAAGAATGTATCCGTATCTGCTGTTGATAATACACAAGTGTTTCGTATATCTGTAAGAGATACCGATCCAGACAAAGCGTATGGTTATGCAAATGAAATCGTGAATGTTGCACCGGATATTATTGTAGACATGGTTGAGGCAGGTTCAGTGAGAATTATATCCAGTCCACTTTTCCCAACAACGCCTGTGTCACCAAGTATATTCATGAATTCACTCATTGCATTCATCATTGGAGTTCTGTGTGCAAGTGGTGTTGTGTTCGTGAGACATATCCTTGATCGTACAGTGCGATCACCAGAGGATATTGAGAAGCACTTAGGATTTCCAGTAATTGGAATCATTCCAAATACAACAAAGGGTAGATAG
- a CDS encoding Mu transposase domain-containing protein, which translates to MEQAKVQSNSHIAFRKHYYSVLHAYIGQLVKLRITKETIQVYSDLLLLCEHKLKHDQDSMRYSTFPDHMPPIVMPTMSGIKPDIRIGRNKKDRIHSRLYNVSFPEARSNKNNIKRSIHYSS; encoded by the coding sequence ATGGAACAAGCTAAAGTACAAAGTAACAGTCACATCGCGTTTCGAAAACACTATTATTCAGTTCTGCACGCTTATATTGGGCAACTTGTAAAACTGAGAATCACGAAAGAGACAATTCAAGTGTATAGTGATTTATTACTGCTTTGTGAGCATAAATTGAAACATGATCAGGATAGTATGCGATATTCTACCTTCCCAGACCACATGCCCCCAATAGTAATGCCCACAATGAGTGGAATAAAACCCGATATCAGAATTGGGCGAAACAAAAAGGACCGAATACATTCGAGGTTGTACAACGTTTCTTTTCCCGAAGCACGGTCGAACAAGAACAATATAAAGCGGTCCATTCATTACTCAAGCTAG
- a CDS encoding polysaccharide pyruvyl transferase family protein: MKKIFFAYQYSMENAGDFAINVGSLDLLSSLGYEITVMSKNTKNNEEYSLNERYIKEYYTNVKMLPGPFDLNRDGTIKTLISYTFGFVKLIYYSCFGQYKSEINSSNFVVLNGGNVLRCNSITDYIRLFALIFPLKLSISGGVQYALFPQSTTTINRKGKKLLEKYMDNAKIVFARENISYNSLQKTFNNANIIESLDSAYFIRDRENVLKEFEVKYDDYLKLDRKICITLRKEDIGDIGELSKEKRDKIENKIISFISQAIKGGYSIVLVIQTKKDKKFTEDIFNKVNSSNISIIEEYNPLFLREIYRNSECLVGMRLHSIILAMSVGTPVVGYFDEAWGIKNPGTLSKFNMPYCYLNSNDSFFTMINEAKSNKELMNETIQNCKLRMISDLENVINNRKIVG, encoded by the coding sequence ATGAAAAAGATATTTTTTGCATATCAATATAGTATGGAAAATGCAGGTGACTTCGCAATTAATGTTGGAAGTCTTGATTTACTATCTAGTCTTGGATATGAAATAACTGTCATGTCCAAGAACACAAAAAATAATGAGGAGTATTCACTTAATGAAAGATATATTAAAGAATACTATACGAATGTCAAGATGTTACCTGGTCCATTCGATTTAAATCGAGATGGAACAATCAAAACATTGATTAGTTACACTTTTGGGTTTGTAAAATTAATATATTATTCATGTTTTGGACAATATAAGTCTGAAATAAATTCATCAAATTTTGTAGTTTTAAATGGTGGCAATGTATTAAGGTGCAATAGTATTACTGATTATATTAGATTATTTGCACTTATTTTTCCACTAAAATTATCTATTTCAGGTGGTGTTCAATACGCTCTATTTCCACAATCTACAACAACTATAAATAGAAAAGGGAAAAAGTTATTAGAAAAGTATATGGACAATGCAAAAATTGTATTTGCAAGAGAAAACATTAGCTATAATAGCCTACAAAAAACCTTTAATAATGCAAATATTATTGAATCATTAGATAGTGCATATTTTATTAGAGATAGAGAAAATGTTTTAAAAGAATTTGAAGTGAAGTATGATGATTACTTGAAGTTAGATCGAAAGATTTGTATAACACTAAGGAAAGAGGATATAGGTGACATTGGTGAGTTAAGTAAAGAGAAAAGGGACAAAATTGAAAATAAGATTATTTCTTTTATTTCTCAGGCAATTAAGGGAGGTTATTCAATTGTTCTAGTAATTCAAACAAAGAAAGATAAAAAGTTTACCGAAGATATTTTTAATAAAGTAAACAGTAGTAATATTAGCATAATCGAAGAATATAATCCGTTATTTTTAAGAGAGATATATCGAAATTCAGAATGTTTAGTTGGTATGAGACTTCACTCTATAATTTTAGCTATGTCTGTGGGGACACCAGTTGTCGGGTATTTTGATGAAGCATGGGGAATAAAAAATCCAGGTACTTTATCAAAATTTAATATGCCATATTGTTATTTGAACAGTAATGACAGTTTTTTTACAATGATAAATGAGGCGAAGAGTAATAAAGAATTAATGAATGAAACCATTCAGAATTGTAAGTTAAGAATGATTAGCGATCTTGAAAATGTGATTAACAATCGGAAAATTGTTGGTTAA